The window gcaaaaatcataaaaactCTGCCATTGCCCAAATATTTCTGGACCTGGGAAGGGCCGTATCAGGTATGAAGTGAATGATAAAAGACTGGAAGCATCTAGAAGGGTGCTCACTCTGCTCTTTGCTGCCATCTGCAGGTAGTGGACAGACTTGCTCCCGTTTCTCACTGGCTCCCGAGTGTACACAGAAGCCAGGCACGTTTGAGCCTAACCCGGAATTAAAGCACACCAACATTAGAAACCCAACATGATACGACAAgtacatacaaaaaatatagatattttcAAACCTCTAGtagtaattaatatatttagaTATTggtatttataattatatattttgcaTTAAAATTGTAGCGAAACAAGGataaacaacaaaatgtgtttaCGAGACCCACCTTAGTTAGACCAGCTGCAGCGGCCTTCTCCAGGAGGCTGATGGCTATGTTCAGCTTTTCCACATTTTGGTGCCCACTGGCTAGCAGCAGCTTTGCACAGCGATACTGAGCCTGTGTGTGACCGCCAACTGCTGCCCGCCAGTAGTAATGGGACGCCTccatggagagaaaaaaaagttgtccatAGTAATACTCATGTTAACTAAATTAAAGTAACCAGAAAGTTATTAACACCTCTAAGTATGATGCGATACAAaagcaataataaacatatcatCATTACCCCCCCATCATTTAGGTGAGGATACGTCAAAACAGGATGCTCCTCACCTTCTCCTTGTCCTTGCTGACTCCTTTGCCCATCTCGTAACAGACACCAGCGTTAAACTGAGCCTTGCTGTAGCCTTGCTCAGCGGCTGCCACGAAACAGACAAATGCTTCCTCATAGTTCTTACTTTTACCTCGTTGGAGACCTGCAGGATGGTGGGACAAATGAAAACCGGTTTGATCAGTTGCAGGTAAAGTAAGCCTGACCGAGTAACCCCAACGTGGATGGGTAAAACAACAGCTTGTGAACCGTGGGAAACAACCTGATTTATATAAAGTGTACTTAACAACAGGAACACATTTAATTCAGTTATTAACTCATGTGCACAATGGAAGACACGCATATAACATGTTTGGGCtaataaaaaatactaattCATGTTTAATCCTGGGCTCTATGTACATAAGTAACTGGCCAAAATGTGCATGAAAGccggtatatattttttttgtaacatacaTAGATCGCTTTGACCCTGCATCTAAGAAAATATACACTAGAGTGGTCAAGTAATGTAAAAAGTtgagattaattaattatgatctGTAACTAACTCAGCTaattaatcacttaaaaaaatattatataatatattacccTGTATTTGAGACAAATACCAAGTCCTGCCTGCAACCTTTAGTTTCAAACACCGAGAAGGAATACAGCTGTGTTATTGTTCTCCTTGAGTTTAGTACGGCAAAGGGCTTTGCTATGGCTCGCTAAAATGCTACAGGTAAGGCCTCCGCAGCTAATGTTAGATGTGGTTGTCAAGACAGAGACTAAAAATTAGATGaacccaatttttaaaaaagcacttaatatgactgtaattaattaattgcactacattttttaatttgacaCCGCTAATATATACATCTGTGAATATCTGGACTTGGCCTAATAAAGTGGTAGTGATGGTGGAAGAGATTACCAATAATGTTGAGGATGACTGGGATGTTGGTGTCTGCCACTTTTTTGAGATTCTGTGCTGCTTCTGCCAGCCGCTCCTCGCCTAAAAACATACCCTGAAAGCAACAGAGGACAACAGCACATACAACTTAAAatgaaaacttaaaaaacaaagaaaagtgttGATTTAAAATTCAACGAGCTCAAAATGTGCACCTTGTCATGAGCATGTTCTGTTTCTGTGTTGTCTTGGCTGCAAACATTCTCCGAGGGGCACGAAGCTGTCCAAAGATCCCTCCGTGTCATTAAAATGCTAAAATTGTATACAGTTTATCTCAGAGGACTGAACACACCTTCTAAAGGGAAATCCTGGCCTAGCGGCCCCTGGTGGTCTGAGATGAAGGTGGGCGTGGTCAGGCGGTTCTGCTCACTGCAGCTTTGACGTCTACCGTCACTTTCATCACTagtgctgctactgctgcttcTGCTCTCACCCGAGGACAGACTGTGCAGGCACAACACACTATTTCCTCTTGGAACCACATCATTCCTCGATACTgcggaacacacacaaaaaaagtgtgaaaatggCATTCCAAAGAGTAATTCTATTTGCAAAGATGCAGTGCTTACTGATCTCCAGCAGGAGGCGGTAGCCACAGGTGTGCAAAGTTGACGGTGCCGTCAAGGTCGGACTGGGATCAGTGCCTGAAGAGAATCTGGAGTGGACCCGCCGGCAGATCTGCATGAAGAGTACTGCTGCCGCACCCTTTGAATAAACCAGAGCCATCCAATCAGCGATGTAGGCTTCTTAGAAATATACTGGACACCAGATTAGCTAACAGGTTTTTGCTCTGGTGCAAATACAAATCACCACTTCTGAACAAATTGCAACAACAGAGGGTTAAAGAGGCTCGATCatcaaagcatgctgggaaacgcaCCATCCgctcattccacagctgcaaactcttctgggttacacatctcacggattgtgatgttttatgttgatataaaatactgtacttttGACGTTGAGAGGATGACGAGAAGGTGGttgatcaacaatcactttattgaaacgaaCAACCACACCAGAACAACGACAGCCATACAGTACATCCGCAGCCGTCTCCCCCTCCCTTTTCCTGCCTCATCCAATTTGCAGTCAGGATACATTCACAGTCTCAGAGACAGCCTCGGAAAGTAGACATTTCAAGTTGTCCTGTTCGGCCACAACCTAAAGTCGGCTTTGCGTGttggccccctgtgcgattCAGTTTTACACCCTGGTATAGAGTATTGTAAGAACAGAACAACTGCAAATTTCTGGTTGCTTCTCTGTGAGATTGCTTTTGTGTACGTGTACGCGCTACGGACATGTACATGTCTACGAGacagccgtgagtgacagccataaACGCCAGTCCTCTTATTTGGCGCAAatttaactgcccaacaattttatgcagttttatttgtaattgtaaGGGCTACTGACAGTCAAAGGTTTGGTTTGTGACtcacaaacaaatcaaatgctAGTTTTTTTTCGTTTGTATTAAACTGTAAACGCTTTGCGGTCAGACCTCGTACGCTCCAGGCAGGGGACGTCAGAGCAGTGTTGGAAAGAAATCAGACCTTGAAAGATGCAGTAAGCAAGAGAGACCACTGAGGGGCGCTTTAAGGCTGATTAAAACGGGACACAATGTGCTGCACGTGATCCCACATCAGTATGGACAGCGTGGTTTTCAGAAACAAAACTATTTTTGAAAGATCACTTGCTCTGCACTTTTATACTAACTGATGAAGTGTTAAAATGTCTGATCTCATGATGAGAATGCGTGTCTGTTGTTTGTGAAGGCTGAAgtggattatttttattatgtatgcATTGTCGAAACATGGGTTTGATCAAGAGTGGAACCTACCCATCCCATGGCGTCAAGAGCTGTGTAACGCGGCAGCTCAGGTGAGCTGAACTTGAAGGCCCTCTGTTTCTTCCTCCTATGCTCGCCATCCTCCTCTTTCTGGGAGCTGACCGACagacatcacaaacactaattTGGGATGTTCTAAAAGATCACCACACACACTgaatactttattaggtacacatgcacaatcAAATAAGATCCATGGGCCTGTGACACAGACAGTGACGTTGACAAAGTGGGGTAAAATATTCAGAACACTTCTCGGTACAGCTATGTCAGTGTTATTGAAAAATTATTCAAAAATGCTGAATTATAGCATCAATTCAaaccagggatgctccgatcgatgggccaccgatcagtatcggctgatttcagtGAAAAAGAACGTTATTACTGCCTTTCAACGCAGATCACAAAAGTCAAACACCTGTggctagggttgggcatcgagaaTTGATGGGAACTAggacattccgattctcccggaatctttttattttttatgcctACGTTTTGGTGATTGACCAGCCTGCCGACCGGAAAAAATAGCCGTgtaacaccaacaaagaagaagagtcAGGAAGCGTTTGTGTACATCCATTTCAAACATGGACTGTGTGCGACGGCACTCACtagtttggctgaaattctgcaaaaaaaatgaacGGTCGGCACAGAGCAACATTTGCAACGGcatcatatcatgcaaaggagggtgcaccactTACAGGATTCAACACCTCCAGATTCACGGTATACAGAGTGCCCTGTTTTTGATGTGCTACGCCAgacttcttccaaccagtcaggtaagtaaaTCTATAAATTACGTTGATCTTCTGCcaacactgaagcagcaaacaaattcGATTTTATACTGCAAATAAGGTGGCCAAttcaaatatccagctaacaTAAGGCTGCGTACTTTTTCATAGAAAAGCGACCTGACGTTAAcgctagctttagccaggaagttgaccagaaCCTGCGCTGAGTGTTATGACCCAACCTCTGAAAAGAATCTGAATTGAGAATCGTTAGGACCCGGAATCAAAGCGAGGACTCAGAATCGGAACTGGAATCGCTCAAATTGAAACGATGTCCAACCCTACCTGTGGCTAGTACCATTGCAGCCCGCAGCAATCCCCAGTGTAGTgtagtgcagtgcagtgtcttgccctaacacCTTGGgtagcgccctcgtcccacatTCCTTCATACTGTGCAGGCatggcaaaacaaaacaagcacgcctgccgtgtggaacttacctggcAACACATGCCATGATAAATATCTAGCGGGGGtaacattaaaaagctttaatttaatacggcacctgaacaacaaacacttgacggagtatggtgagctTTCGAGGCGATCactcaaacggcagctaatgcacccaaaacgctggacaacaTTTGCCGGTATGTGCGTGACAATCAGaatgctaagcaaataacccgaaaaataaggcaattaattggatgagatgaccagcctttgtcagtggtggaagacaccgggtccGCTGAGTCACTTGGAGCCCACATACGTACTACCTGGAAGtgctgctagagctccaccattGTACTCTCACATtaaaagtctccttaaagaagttgACTCATACTCTGTAAGTTTCAGCactgatatatgttctcttgaaaaagtaagtaaaatgtttgcctaaattaaggtggctttattgttccttttttcatatcatatagcctaTAGCATGGCTGCATACAGGAATTCTtggcccaatgaaaaaaaaatcacgttgctCCTCCCACCTTTTATTGATTAGTATTTTTAATTAGTAATGaactattttttgggccccatgGCAGTCAACAGACCTTtggatttcactcatggatgatcggtattggaatcagcagcataaaaccctgatcggagcatccctattcaAGTGTAATCTGCTGCTTATATGGCCCAGAAACAAAAGTGAACCCACCAAGGTCCAACATGGCATCTAATGTGGATGACATTCTTCCTGCAAGGCAACAGACAGAAGGGTGAAGCTACCTGCTGTCTGAGGAATTTCGAGATGTGGAGAGCACAGTGGAGGTGTTTTTGACCTCATCTTCCACATGGTGGTTCTGGGGTAGACGTAGTGGGGTGCTGGTATGGTACCGATGCAGCACTGCAATTGGCGAAAACACCAGAAAATGTCATCACGTTAATGCAACAAAGAAGGCCAGTCATTGTTGAAGAGCTATTTGGGAAACTGTAGGGAAATGAAACCTGTTGTCCGCACATACCGTATGCTGACTGTAAAGTAAATGTTATTACACATTGTTATGGATCCATCTAAGAAAGGCGCCACAGTCTAAGAATATAAAGTTAGTTGTAGTGTGTAATGGAAGCCCTGCTattgtataaataataattaattaacttcTCAAGCTAACAAAATAGCTAATAGCGACTTTACCATTCGATGAACtcaacaatattaaaacaaatgaataattttGGTCATTAATGTCACGTAAGAATAGAAAAACAGAAACGCCAACATTCAAATTGGGATTTCAGCAGAAGATAAA of the Dunckerocampus dactyliophorus isolate RoL2022-P2 chromosome 11, RoL_Ddac_1.1, whole genome shotgun sequence genome contains:
- the dele1 gene encoding death ligand signal enhancer, encoding MWRAKGLVWRVLHRYHTSTPLRLPQNHHVEDEVKNTSTVLSTSRNSSDSSSQKEEDGEHRRKKQRAFKFSSPELPRYTALDAMGWGAAAVLFMQICRRVHSRFSSGTDPSPTLTAPSTLHTCGYRLLLEIISRNDVVPRGNSVLCLHSLSSGESRSSSSSTSDESDGRRQSCSEQNRLTTPTFISDHQGPLGQDFPLEASCPSENVCSQDNTETEHAHDKGMFLGEERLAEAAQNLKKVADTNIPVILNIIGLQRGKSKNYEEAFVCFVAAAEQGYSKAQFNAGVCYEMGKGVSKDKEKASHYYWRAAVGGHTQAQYRCAKLLLASGHQNVEKLNIAISLLEKAAAAGLTKAQTCLASVYTREPVRNGSKSVHYLQMAAKSRDDTALLLLGQCYESGFGVQQNLRTAMELYRRAAQAGNKHAQLLLTSPTETDVLRSIRSSPCFIESELDPKRLLSSLASRVLADADTGPSVTLPFLSHSWSTGSMHVPPSLSSTPLHLHPQSREGTSCQWMVGVG